In the genome of Lathyrus oleraceus cultivar Zhongwan6 chromosome 4, CAAS_Psat_ZW6_1.0, whole genome shotgun sequence, the window TGAAATTTAAACAAAGCCGTTTCGTCAGGCCAACACGTGGAAACATCTGAGATATGCAACGCTTGAGAATGGCGaatgtggcagtcatatgtgtAAAGGCCGTTAGGGTCGAATTGCTATAAATAGGGGTCTTAGTTTTAGATTCAGGAGGTGTTCAAACAGATATACAGAAATTCACAAAATACACTCGAAGTACCagagcgagagaaaagagttttacgctgaaaatgtatgtatgaagaacaccataagTTTCGTTCATGTTATCTTTTTCATACCAATTATTTAAATTAAAGTTATTCATTGCCCTTTTATTTTGTCGAATTGCCCTTATTTTCAGTAGTTTATCATCACTTTTTCTTTTACATTTCGCCAAGTCTTCATTTTCAGTACTTTCTCGAAACTTGGAGCATTTACTTCGAAACACTTATCTTTACCCTTCACGAGTATTTTCGTTATCTTTAAGAAACCTTTTACTATAAAGTTATCGTCATTTACTTTGTTCATAAAGTCATATGTTTCGTCTAGAATTGTTGTCAAAACACTTTTCGTTGTCCGCAAATTAGAAACAAACTTAACCATGAGTCAAATTACCGTAATAatagttcttgagacacatgtcctagggccaatctagtcgatcctgtgAGTTACCAAAAGTATATAAATTTGGAAGACTAGTggttgtttatcagaaatcactggtaaacaaattggcacgcccaaTGGGACAATGTCAAAAGAATTGTTGATTACAATAGTTTGTTTTTACAATTCGCAAAATTGCTGTTATTCGTTTGGTGTAAAAAATTAGTGTTGTATGATCCTTAGAAGTGGTaggtgaaggagaattgcggtccaaaacgcagcggaaattaaaaattttctcctttagagatccttacgaatggtcatgatcagtgatagagtatttacctcttgtgacggttgaaacctttggtgcagatctcttgtgacgatcaaaaccctttgatgcagatccacgaaacgatcacgaacgttgaacgatgacaacgtctctactcagtccacacgaacggtttccttcaatctcagtgctagctggtacgaatgaaggctttgagtgagagagagagagagagtgaaaacgaaaagaatgcaaccgcaaatttttgcttctgcacaagggttctatttatagaaccacttgtgtgggcttcaagctaaaagcccacttaagtgtattttggcccatatcttataatatgcccaaaatcacttaagcccatggtaccttaccatatttcgtattctactcaagtacaccataccttacgatgttctataattcacttaagggcaccgtaccttacggtattccttagttactctatctctcatcaatccgtcctttgtgtgtgaccctgtaggttttcgtgacgttggcaattatattaaatcacgcatttaatataataaacagtgagcggtatctagcaacacatcactgctacccaagacacgaaaatgtcatgtgatctgacaaaaccatctgtgataataattatgtgtataattacccttttgcccttatgtctatattgaacacaaggcatagaccgtgtcatccttgtccagttcaatattgggcccatagacatttatcctgttatgcaggatgggcaaattccatctaggtcactcatgtccctcagcatgctttgtggagtacccatcaactgtctttatggttatccagttacggacaacgttggatcagcaataaagcactcgactctacatctaggatccatagtggtttcaggtcgaagagtggaatacactattatcaccatgagaataacttatgacaccttgcataactttctatatagtattctcatagcgggtcaatccggtataaatattactcctaatattcatacctatgtttaagacttgataactctttatccatgatccatgagatgtgatcatcagtctacaaacataatagtcttaatgctttaatgttatcccacttcatactaaagctcgactacggatactttaggaataatgtccttatgtttaatgtgttctcatgattaagtcacacttaatacattaaacagactatctattccagggactttattaatcaaccataataaagagaatgccttttattattcgatacaagtaccaaaatgtattggcctctagggcttacaccaacagtagGATAGCCAACAGTTCATAACCTATAACCAACAGAAAAAACGCAAAAAAGATGGTTAATACAACCAGTCAAGGGGAACAATTCCCTCCCTAGGGAACAGGCACAATCGGAGCAAATTCGATTGATGTATCCACTGAGATCCCTAATGCACAGGCCATACCAACGTCTAGATCCATGGCCTTGCATAATTCGACAACAATGCCTATTATGTCAGGCGTGGCAGATACTCCTGCAGTTTCAACCCCTAGGCCACCAGGATTCAAGAACTTTAGGCCTGTGAGAGATTACCCATATAATGCCATCTACCGCCATGGCAGGACTTCAAAACAATTCTTCCATATATACTCAACCACATAATACGGTTATTTCGCCAATCCAAAATTCTGGATCTGGCATGAACCATGTAGGTCGAAAtaaccaatcacaaggagtccccACCCTATTACCTACCCTTACAACGAATAATCAGGCAGCctttagacaacaaatggatgccagtaaccatgatatggtaggagttCTGGCCAGAGAAATGAATACCATTTTTTCTCCCTTAATACAGAATGTGAATGGGACTAACACTGACAATGCCCAAACATACCAACAACTGTCAGCGTAGATGGGACGCATAGCAGATTTCCTAGGCGCCCCACAATCTGATGTTCGACACAGGCCAAACCAGGTTATAATCCAGGGAGAAGAACCAACGATAGATCAGGTTCGACCACAAAGGCAAGCCCCTGACGAAAGAGTCATGGGGGCAAGATTGGAACAACAGCCAATTCGACGGGAAGTCCCTGAAGAACAACCTAGGAGAGTGATAATGGTTAATAGAGACCAGGATGCAAACGAAGTGATTCATAGGGTCAGGCGAGAAAACATGATGGAAAATGACTTAACCAGTATGATAGGGAGAATCATGGCCCAGAATGGTCTGAATACAGGACTTCGACGGCCAAATTATTCCTCTCCTTTATCAGAAAATGTCCTGCAAACAGAATTACCAAGGGGTTGTAAAatccctaagttcaccaaattctcaggggacactagtgaaTCCACTATAGAGCACATAGCCAGATACATGACTGAGGCAGGGGATTTGGTGAACAGTGAGAACTTAAGGATCaaatatttccctagttcttTAACAAAGAACGCCTTCACGTGGTTTACAACTTTGCCACCAAATTCCATAGATGCTTGACCCCAGTTAGAAAGATTGtttcatgaacaattctacatgggccAAACTAAGATAAGTCTTAAGGAATTAGCCAACATCAAAAGAAAATTCACCGAACCTATAGATGATTATCTGAATAGGTTCCGCTTTTTGAAATCTAGATGCTTTACAATAGTGCCTGAACacgagttggtcgaaatggccgctaGAGGTTTAGACTATTCCATCAGGAAAAAGTTAGATACCCAGCATCTAAGAGACATGGCCCAATTAGCAGATAGGGTTCGACAGGTCGAACGCTTAAAATCTGAAAAGGCCAGAGCGAATAAGAATTATAAGAAAGAGATGGTTGCTTATGTCGAATTCGAAGACGGAGAGTCTGAAATCGCTGAAGACCCTTATGGTCTTGAGGAATTCGAAGTAGATTTGGTAGAATTAAAAGAAGCACCACCCTACGCCTGCAAATTACTTACACCTTCGAATGGTAGAAACCCTGTCGAAACAGACAAGAATGATAGATTTCCCAAAAAGACTTACACATTTGATGTCACCAAATGTGACGAGATCTTCGATTTATTAGTAAAATATGGCCAAATGATAGTGCCTCCTAATACCAAAATTCCTCCGTTAGAACAACGAAAGAAAAGAGGCTTCTGTAAATATCACAATTTTTTAGGCCATAAAACTTCACAAtgctttcttttcagggatcttattCAGAATGCAATCAGGGATGGCCGCCTCAAGTTCGTTGACAAAGGGAAAAACCAGATGAAAGTTGATACTGATCCCCTCAACATTGTTGAGACAAACTATGCTGAACCGGTCGAAATCAACATGATCGACGTAGGGGAAGTGGAGGCTGTAAAAGTAACAAGAACTGGAGGTTATACGTTGGATGGAAAGCAGGCTACTGATGGCCTAAGTAACGAGGTTTCCCTTGGAATCTCTGTCAAAGGTAAACAGGTTGCTAACATCGAACCAAGGGCCACTGAAGGTATCAAAGGGAAAGGAACTGAGGCTACTGAGGGCCTAAGAAAGAAATTCGAGGAAATTTCAATCACTGATGGCGCCAGTCTGGGTGTCAACATGGTAGATCTGAAGCAACCCCCCTAGAAATGTAGGAAGTGGAGGAATGTTTGAAGATGGAGCAAGAAGGGATGAAGTTTGGCTATCCCAAAGCCAACGAAAGCCTACGTGAATATCTCTGGAGATGTCACAAAAAGAATGCTGACATGTTGCTGTGCCCAAGATGCAGCATCAGGATATCTCGAAGGGT includes:
- the LOC127137947 gene encoding uncharacterized protein LOC127137947, whose product is MGRIADFLGAPQSDVRHRPNQVIIQGEEPTIDQVRPQRQAPDERVMGARLEQQPIRREVPEEQPRRVIMVNRDQDANEVIHRVRRENMMENDLTSMIGRIMAQNGLNTGLRRPNYSSPLSENVLQTELPRGCKIPKFTKFSGDTSESTIEHIARYMTEAGDLVNSENLRIKYFPSSLTKNAFTWFTTLPPNSIDA